The following proteins come from a genomic window of Yinghuangia sp. ASG 101:
- a CDS encoding LLM class flavin-dependent oxidoreductase → MSVSSAPSLAADEPGTARGEPLFHWFLPTGGDGRDPGGVTAVQARTGSATRRPADIAYLAQVARAAEQAGFTALLTPVGLGCVDPWILSAALTQHTERIGFLVAFRAGFTSPTLLAQQADAFRRFAGGRLRLNVVTGGDPAEQRAYGDHLPHGERYARTDAYMAALRALLDGRRVDSDDSHVRLEGARLVDPATEHPVPLYFGGASPAAEGVAARRADVQLLWGEPPSAIAERIDRVRERAHGVRRALRFGLRVHVVTRDTSEEAWREADRILSGFDPAAIRASQERFATMDSTGQARMTALHGGRAPTRAEELLVAPNLWAGIGLVREGAGTALVGSHDEVAARLAEYHALGVDEFVLSGYPHLEEAYRVGEEVAPRVRSLVATGTTA, encoded by the coding sequence ATGTCCGTGTCATCCGCCCCGTCCCTCGCCGCCGACGAGCCGGGAACCGCCCGCGGCGAGCCGCTGTTCCACTGGTTCCTGCCGACCGGCGGCGACGGCCGCGATCCGGGCGGGGTGACGGCCGTTCAGGCGCGCACCGGCTCCGCGACCCGTCGGCCCGCGGACATCGCGTACCTCGCCCAGGTGGCCCGTGCGGCCGAACAGGCGGGATTCACCGCGCTGTTGACGCCTGTGGGGCTGGGCTGCGTCGACCCGTGGATCCTGTCGGCCGCCTTGACGCAGCACACCGAACGCATCGGGTTCCTCGTCGCCTTCCGCGCCGGATTCACCAGCCCCACGCTGCTGGCGCAACAGGCGGACGCCTTCCGCAGGTTCGCGGGCGGGCGGCTGCGGCTCAACGTCGTCACCGGCGGTGATCCGGCCGAACAGCGGGCGTACGGCGACCACTTGCCGCACGGCGAGCGGTACGCCCGCACCGACGCGTACATGGCCGCGCTCCGCGCGCTGCTCGACGGCCGACGCGTGGACTCCGACGACAGCCATGTGCGCCTGGAGGGCGCGCGGTTGGTCGATCCGGCCACCGAACACCCCGTCCCCCTCTACTTCGGCGGGGCGTCCCCCGCCGCCGAGGGCGTTGCCGCGCGGCGCGCCGACGTGCAACTGCTGTGGGGGGAGCCGCCGTCCGCGATCGCCGAGCGCATCGATCGGGTGAGGGAGCGGGCACACGGCGTCCGTCGGGCCCTGCGGTTCGGATTGCGCGTGCACGTCGTCACGCGCGACACGTCCGAGGAGGCGTGGCGCGAGGCCGACCGGATCCTCTCCGGGTTCGATCCGGCGGCGATCCGGGCGTCGCAGGAACGGTTCGCGACGATGGACTCCACCGGGCAGGCCCGCATGACCGCCCTGCACGGCGGCCGGGCGCCGACCCGCGCCGAGGAGCTGCTCGTCGCCCCCAACCTGTGGGCGGGCATCGGGCTCGTCCGCGAGGGAGCCGGCACCGCGCTGGTCGGCTCGCACGACGAGGTCGCGGCGCGGCTCGCGGAGTACCACGCCTTGGGCGTCGACGAATTCGTGCTGTCCGGGTATCCGCACCTGGAGGAGGCGTACCGGGTGGGCGAAGAGGTCGCGCCCCGCGTCCGGAGCCTCGTGGCGACGGGAACCACCGCATAA
- a CDS encoding ABC-F family ATP-binding cassette domain-containing protein, with protein MGHIDINAVSYSLPDGRVLLDEVSFRVGDGATTALVGANGAGKTTLLRIVTGELRPDSGAVTRTGGLGVMPQFIGRIRDESTVRDLLVSLAPPRVRDAVRAVDDAELALMDTDDEPTQMRYATALAEFGDAGGYDLEPVWDQCCAAALGMAYDVAKWRTVTTLSGGEQKRLALEALLRGPDDVLLLDEPDNYLDVPGKQWLEQALRETPKAVLLVSHDRELLANAADRIVTVELGAAGNSAWLHGGSFGTYHAAREARFERFEELRRRWDEEHAKLKALVLMYKNKAAYNDGLASRYQAARTRLRKFEDAGPPQNIPREQNVRLRLRGSRTGKRAVIVEGLELTGLMRPFDSEVWYGDRVAVLGSNGSGKSHFLRLLAAGGSDPDVEHRPVGEARIAAVAHTGTARLGARVRPGWFAQTHEHPEFTGRTLTEILHRGDAHRRGLDREAAARVLDRYELAYAAEQFFDSLSGGQQARFQILLLELSGANLLLLDEPTDNLDLVSAEALQQALEAFDGTVLAVTHDRWFARAFDRFLVFGADGRVREAPEPVWTEARVERARG; from the coding sequence GTGGGGCACATCGATATCAACGCGGTGAGCTATTCGCTGCCCGACGGGCGCGTCCTGCTGGACGAGGTCTCGTTTCGCGTCGGCGACGGCGCGACCACCGCGCTGGTCGGTGCGAACGGCGCGGGGAAGACGACCCTGCTGCGCATCGTCACCGGCGAGCTGCGCCCGGACTCGGGTGCGGTGACCCGCACCGGGGGCCTCGGCGTCATGCCGCAGTTCATCGGGCGCATCCGCGACGAGTCCACGGTCCGCGACCTGCTCGTGTCGCTCGCGCCGCCGCGCGTGCGCGACGCGGTGCGCGCGGTCGACGACGCGGAACTCGCCCTCATGGACACCGACGACGAGCCCACCCAGATGCGGTACGCGACCGCGCTGGCCGAGTTCGGCGACGCCGGCGGCTACGACCTGGAGCCGGTGTGGGACCAATGCTGCGCCGCCGCCCTGGGCATGGCGTACGACGTCGCCAAGTGGCGTACCGTCACCACGCTGTCCGGCGGCGAGCAGAAACGGCTGGCCCTCGAAGCCCTGTTGCGCGGACCCGACGACGTGCTGCTTCTCGACGAACCCGACAACTACCTGGACGTCCCCGGGAAGCAATGGCTCGAACAGGCGCTGCGCGAGACGCCGAAGGCCGTGCTCCTGGTGTCCCACGACCGGGAACTCCTCGCCAACGCCGCCGACCGCATCGTCACCGTCGAACTGGGCGCCGCGGGCAACTCGGCGTGGCTGCACGGCGGTTCGTTCGGCACCTACCACGCCGCGCGGGAGGCGCGCTTCGAGCGGTTCGAGGAGTTGCGCCGCCGTTGGGACGAAGAGCACGCGAAACTCAAGGCCTTGGTGCTGATGTACAAGAACAAGGCCGCCTACAACGACGGCCTCGCGTCGCGCTACCAGGCCGCCCGGACCCGGCTGCGCAAGTTCGAGGACGCCGGGCCGCCGCAGAACATCCCGCGCGAGCAGAACGTACGGCTGCGCCTGCGCGGCAGCCGTACCGGAAAACGCGCCGTCATCGTCGAAGGCCTCGAACTCACGGGTCTCATGCGGCCCTTCGACTCCGAGGTGTGGTACGGCGACCGCGTCGCGGTGCTCGGCTCCAACGGTTCGGGCAAGTCCCATTTCCTGCGCCTGCTCGCGGCGGGCGGATCCGACCCCGACGTCGAGCACCGACCCGTCGGAGAGGCCCGGATCGCGGCGGTCGCGCACACCGGCACGGCACGGCTGGGGGCGCGGGTGCGGCCGGGCTGGTTCGCGCAGACGCACGAACACCCCGAATTCACCGGGCGCACGCTCACCGAGATCCTGCACCGCGGCGACGCGCACCGGCGCGGCCTCGACCGCGAGGCCGCCGCGCGCGTCCTCGATCGCTACGAACTCGCCTACGCGGCCGAGCAGTTCTTCGACTCGCTGTCCGGCGGCCAGCAGGCGCGGTTCCAAATCCTGCTGCTCGAACTCTCCGGCGCCAACCTGCTGTTGCTCGACGAGCCGACCGACAACCTGGACCTGGTCTCGGCCGAGGCCCTGCAGCAGGCCCTGGAGGCGTTCGACGGCACCGTCCTCGCGGTCACCCACGACCGCTGGTTCGCCCGCGCGTTCGACCGCTTCCTGGTCTTCGGAGCCGACGGCCGCGTACGCGAGGCACCCGAGCCGGTGTGGACCGAGGCACGCGTCGAGCGGGCCCGCGGCTGA
- a CDS encoding ATP-grasp domain-containing protein has translation MAIPRDPGGSPRPGSPRKTVALATCARLPDLAPDERAVIAPLAERGITAVPVVWDEPSVAWESFDAVVVRSTWDYSWRHEEFLRWARSVPNLCNPADVLAWNTDKHRYLRDLADAGLPVVPTVWVESGSTVTLPSQGVHVVKPAVGSGARHTGRYDLGDPRERALAAGLAANLTASGRTVMVQPYLDAVDTAGESALLFFGGRYSHAVRKSALLRGPADHGADVLAAESIVARDATDAELHLAQRVLCAVPGGIRRLLYARVDLLPGADGTPVVLELELAEPSLFLGRTQQAAERFAAAIAARLDG, from the coding sequence ATGGCAATCCCCCGCGACCCCGGCGGGAGCCCCCGCCCCGGCAGCCCGCGCAAAACGGTCGCCCTCGCGACGTGTGCGCGGCTCCCGGACCTCGCCCCCGACGAACGCGCGGTGATCGCCCCGCTCGCCGAGCGCGGCATCACGGCCGTGCCCGTCGTGTGGGACGAACCGTCCGTGGCCTGGGAGTCGTTCGACGCGGTGGTCGTGCGCTCCACGTGGGACTACTCCTGGCGGCACGAGGAGTTCCTGCGCTGGGCGCGGTCCGTACCGAACCTGTGCAACCCGGCGGACGTCCTCGCGTGGAACACCGACAAGCACCGCTACCTGCGGGACCTCGCCGACGCGGGCCTTCCGGTCGTGCCGACCGTGTGGGTGGAGTCCGGCAGCACCGTGACGCTGCCCTCACAGGGCGTGCACGTCGTGAAACCCGCCGTCGGCTCCGGAGCGCGCCACACCGGGCGGTACGACCTCGGCGACCCCCGCGAACGGGCCCTCGCCGCCGGGTTGGCCGCCAATCTCACCGCGTCGGGGCGGACGGTGATGGTGCAGCCGTACCTGGACGCCGTCGACACCGCCGGCGAGAGCGCGCTGCTGTTCTTCGGCGGCCGGTACAGCCACGCGGTCCGCAAGAGCGCCCTGCTGCGCGGGCCCGCGGACCACGGCGCCGACGTGCTCGCGGCCGAGTCGATCGTCGCCCGGGACGCGACGGACGCCGAACTCCACCTGGCGCAGCGGGTGTTGTGCGCCGTGCCGGGCGGGATCCGCCGCCTGCTCTACGCCCGCGTCGACCTGCTCCCCGGCGCGGACGGAACCCCCGTCGTCCTCGAACTGGAGCTGGCCGAACCGTCGTTGTTCCTCGGCCGCACCCAACAGGCCGCGGAGCGCTTCGCCGCGGCCATCGCGGCGCGCCTCGACGGCTGA
- a CDS encoding MmcQ/YjbR family DNA-binding protein — MEDSAIPPAVLTRLREVCLALPEAHEEPAWVGTRWRVRKRTFAHVVAVEEGSSSVFARVSAADGPATVVTFRSTGEEMRALRDAGPPFFYAGWGRDVLGMFLDGDTDWTEVGELLTESYCVLAPKKLRALVDRPHLPGDD, encoded by the coding sequence ATGGAAGACTCAGCGATCCCGCCCGCCGTGCTCACCCGGCTGCGCGAGGTGTGCCTCGCGTTACCCGAGGCCCACGAGGAGCCGGCCTGGGTGGGGACGAGGTGGCGCGTGCGCAAGCGGACGTTCGCCCACGTGGTGGCGGTGGAGGAGGGGTCGTCGTCGGTGTTCGCCCGGGTCTCGGCGGCGGACGGCCCGGCCACGGTTGTCACGTTCCGGTCCACCGGGGAGGAGATGCGGGCGCTGCGTGACGCCGGTCCGCCCTTCTTCTACGCGGGGTGGGGGCGGGACGTCCTCGGGATGTTCCTCGACGGCGACACCGACTGGACGGAGGTCGGCGAACTGCTCACCGAGAGCTACTGCGTGCTCGCCCCGAAGAAACTCCGGGCGCTGGTCGACCGCCCGCACCTGCCCGGCGACGACTGA
- a CDS encoding TetR/AcrR family transcriptional regulator codes for MGTTTGRTRRTQRERSGATTAELLAAARDLFASEGYAATSLDAVCERAGVSKGALYHHFRNKEALFHAVYAAEEATIAEAVAAAYLAVADKDRWDAVFAGCEAYLVMCLDPGVQRITLLDAPGALGVEAVDEVSALCVKQMYVGVKRAIEAGRIAPRPVEPLARLLFGGLSEAAKAIGRAPDPLRAQHEALDELRRLFDAFVVSGPTGEE; via the coding sequence ATGGGCACCACGACCGGCCGCACCCGCCGCACGCAGCGGGAACGCTCCGGCGCGACGACGGCGGAGCTGCTGGCCGCGGCGCGCGACCTGTTCGCGAGCGAGGGGTACGCGGCCACCTCGCTCGACGCGGTGTGCGAGCGCGCCGGGGTCAGCAAAGGCGCGCTCTACCACCACTTCCGCAACAAGGAGGCGCTCTTCCACGCGGTCTACGCCGCGGAGGAGGCCACGATCGCCGAGGCGGTCGCCGCCGCGTATCTCGCCGTCGCGGACAAGGACCGCTGGGACGCGGTCTTCGCGGGGTGCGAGGCATACCTCGTCATGTGCCTCGACCCGGGCGTCCAGCGCATCACGCTCCTCGACGCCCCGGGGGCCCTCGGCGTCGAGGCCGTCGACGAGGTGTCGGCGCTGTGCGTCAAGCAGATGTACGTCGGCGTCAAACGCGCGATCGAGGCCGGCCGGATCGCGCCCCGGCCCGTCGAACCCCTCGCCCGCCTGCTCTTCGGCGGTCTCAGCGAGGCCGCGAAGGCGATCGGCCGCGCGCCCGACCCGCTCCGCGCCCAGCACGAGGCGCTGGACGAACTGCGGCGCCTCTTCGACGCCTTCGTGGTATCGGGGCCGACCGGCGAGGAGTAG
- a CDS encoding SGNH/GDSL hydrolase family protein produces the protein MTDAPAHPAARPRPGTPGNPYRLTAEDEAALLAGAPWRRLAVIGDSIAEGVGEPTEGFPDQGWAATLADALRRTTPGLAYLNLGTRDQRADEIRATQLALALAFDPDLAVVVAGGNDLLRGRFDIEPVAGHIEAIVRALRETGADVVTVGLYDCAGSPYIPEELRAPLTARLHELNNRTWEIALDHGAIHLDFTNDPGSADPSLYGSDGLHGNRRGHAYTAAVAVRTLGARLGNRR, from the coding sequence ATGACCGACGCACCCGCCCACCCCGCCGCGCGCCCCCGGCCGGGCACTCCCGGGAACCCGTACCGCCTCACCGCGGAAGACGAGGCCGCCCTCCTCGCGGGCGCCCCGTGGCGGCGCCTGGCCGTCATCGGCGACAGCATCGCCGAAGGCGTCGGCGAACCCACCGAAGGCTTCCCCGACCAGGGCTGGGCCGCCACGCTCGCCGACGCCCTGCGCCGCACGACACCGGGGCTCGCGTACCTCAACCTCGGCACGCGCGACCAGCGCGCCGACGAGATCCGCGCGACACAGCTCGCCCTCGCCCTGGCCTTCGACCCGGACCTGGCCGTCGTCGTCGCGGGCGGCAACGACTTGCTGCGCGGCAGGTTCGACATCGAACCGGTGGCCGGGCACATCGAGGCGATCGTCCGCGCGCTCCGCGAGACCGGCGCCGATGTCGTGACCGTGGGGCTGTACGACTGCGCCGGGAGCCCCTACATCCCCGAGGAACTGCGCGCCCCGCTCACCGCCCGCCTGCACGAACTCAACAACCGCACCTGGGAGATCGCCCTCGACCACGGCGCGATCCACCTCGATTTCACCAACGACCCCGGCTCCGCCGACCCCTCGCTGTACGGCAGCGACGGCCTGCACGGAAACCGGCGCGGACACGCGTACACCGCGGCCGTCGCCGTCCGCACCCTCGGCGCGCGCCTGGGCAACCGGCGCTGA
- a CDS encoding DHA2 family efflux MFS transporter permease subunit, producing MSPQSSSPQPRPTPSAHPPEPAATSPATGSPAATPAAPDPPAPRAGLVLLLACGGSFVSLLDVTIANLAVPDLHRDFTGASLADLTWVMSLYAIAFAALLAPAGRLADVVGRRRLYRAGLVVFTLASAACAAAPDLTTLLVARAVQGLGAAALVPASLAIVLAQIPAHRRTAAIGAWSASASLAAALGPSLGGVLVDLFGWRSVFLVTVPLGAGLLLLTRAASDSRSGEPVPDLVGSALLATGIGALVLGVTQGSAWGWDDPRTLACVVAGLVLIGASVARASRHPRPGLEVGLWRSRQYAYANVVSFLFGMLLYPWLLLGVLYLTQIWHYSELRAGFAMTHGAVVSALAGLAVGRFAHRVDPRTAVVGGSLLLAGTALWIGLAMPEEPSFVALWLPSGVLLGLGIGAVSTGVSQAGALSAPPAGFAGATGLNLTARQIGGALGLAVLATVMNREAGNGTDGFTRLFVMFTVLGVLTALAGLGLAARPTTGGTTTAPTTGPATAAAADPDARPAPADPHHLTETR from the coding sequence ATGAGCCCGCAATCCTCCAGCCCGCAACCGCGTCCCACACCGTCCGCACACCCGCCCGAGCCCGCCGCGACGAGCCCGGCGACCGGGTCGCCCGCGGCAACTCCCGCCGCCCCGGACCCGCCCGCCCCGCGCGCCGGCCTCGTCCTCCTGCTGGCCTGCGGCGGATCGTTCGTCTCGCTGCTCGACGTCACCATCGCCAACCTCGCCGTCCCCGACCTGCACCGCGACTTCACCGGCGCCTCGCTGGCCGACCTGACCTGGGTCATGTCGCTGTACGCCATCGCCTTCGCGGCACTGCTCGCCCCCGCCGGGCGCCTCGCCGACGTCGTCGGACGGCGCCGGCTCTACCGCGCCGGCCTCGTCGTCTTCACCCTCGCGTCCGCCGCGTGCGCCGCCGCACCCGACCTGACGACGCTGCTCGTCGCCCGCGCCGTACAAGGCCTCGGCGCCGCCGCGCTCGTCCCCGCGTCGCTCGCCATCGTGCTCGCCCAGATCCCCGCGCACCGCCGCACCGCCGCGATCGGCGCGTGGTCGGCCTCCGCGTCGCTCGCCGCCGCACTCGGCCCCAGCCTCGGCGGCGTCCTCGTCGACCTCTTCGGCTGGCGCTCGGTCTTCCTCGTCACCGTGCCGCTCGGCGCCGGCCTCCTGCTGCTCACACGCGCCGCGAGCGATTCCCGCAGCGGCGAACCCGTCCCCGACCTGGTCGGCTCCGCACTGCTCGCGACCGGGATCGGCGCCCTCGTCCTCGGCGTCACGCAGGGTTCGGCCTGGGGATGGGACGACCCGCGCACGCTCGCCTGCGTCGTCGCGGGCCTCGTGCTGATCGGCGCGTCCGTCGCCCGCGCGTCCCGGCACCCGCGCCCCGGTCTCGAGGTCGGACTGTGGCGGAGCCGGCAGTACGCCTACGCCAACGTCGTCTCGTTCCTCTTCGGGATGCTGCTGTACCCGTGGCTGCTGCTCGGCGTCCTCTACCTCACCCAGATCTGGCACTACTCCGAACTCCGCGCCGGATTCGCGATGACCCACGGAGCCGTCGTGTCCGCCCTCGCGGGCCTCGCCGTCGGACGGTTCGCGCACCGCGTCGACCCGCGCACCGCCGTCGTCGGCGGCTCGCTGCTGCTGGCCGGCACCGCGCTGTGGATCGGCCTCGCGATGCCCGAGGAACCGTCCTTCGTCGCGCTGTGGCTGCCCAGCGGCGTGCTGCTCGGCCTCGGCATCGGCGCGGTCAGCACCGGTGTCTCGCAGGCCGGCGCGCTGTCCGCGCCACCGGCCGGGTTCGCCGGCGCGACCGGCCTGAATCTCACCGCCCGTCAGATCGGCGGCGCGCTCGGCCTCGCCGTACTCGCCACCGTCATGAACCGCGAGGCCGGCAACGGCACCGACGGATTCACCCGGCTGTTCGTCATGTTCACGGTGCTGGGCGTGCTGACCGCCCTCGCCGGACTCGGCCTGGCGGCCCGGCCGACGACCGGGGGCACGACGACCGCGCCCACCACCGGCCCCGCGACCGCCGCAGCCGCGGACCCCGACGCCCGCCCGGCGCCCGCGGACCCCCACCACCTCACGGAGACACGATGA
- a CDS encoding AfsR/SARP family transcriptional regulator, with protein sequence MLDAVRDGRPVLLAAPAGHGKTTLLDQYAATWQGPSAGLRFTADDRYGPGEVRAAVLARVRAPGTLLVLDDLHLLPDAAHTFELLAATLPADAHLLAAARPLPALNLSRAELAHTVVVGPDDLRLRWWEVDRLFTDVHGRPADPVLAWDATWLTGGWAAPLHEFLLCTRGLSRRQVRRTLTAPGVPFAVGYLDRQVLDELGPDLREFLMRVAIHPELTPAVCASADTPAARAEAAAMLRRAERAGALVRNGAGLVGEPLLRHLLVHRFATTSPDAPGVFTAAAARLRAAGDPLGAAWAAFLARDRPALHELMERHPVVIGAALPAHWHGILRAFAGPTPPVDLGEVRRIAEEFGIVVGGPETGVPTAVVAGPGGTEFPEFPGVPLDDEGRLAEALSRMGAGDYRAAIAGFDAFLGDRDGPLAAAAELFRALSCLLSGHGCDVRDVEKAAQRVAHTGPAWLGRLARAGLTLTGASEYRGEARAVRAACERLGDVWGGVLAGHMEACAAMLRGEPDPDLLTGSGRRLAAAGMAAAATWSLAYQALARAQRAEPGAEEIALRAERDAERWELPGALVIARCARLLADPGASDVDHDTLAEDAARLGIRLETFLRVRRDPAAPPPTAFDIRCFGGFAVRLAGKPLDLARLAPQSRVLFRVLALHAGRPVHREVLAAALWPDAPAHAAFHRLQTAVYKLRRFLEPGRGRRGTSAFVPFEDGAYRLRLPEGSYLDIAAAEDALARARRAAARGDAAREARTLRELLAVADALLLPETGPEEWVIEARERWADAAAEARARLAGRASYADRV encoded by the coding sequence GTGCTCGACGCGGTGCGCGACGGCCGGCCCGTACTCCTCGCGGCACCCGCCGGGCACGGCAAGACGACGTTGCTCGACCAGTACGCCGCGACCTGGCAGGGCCCGAGCGCGGGCCTCCGGTTCACCGCCGACGACCGGTACGGCCCCGGCGAGGTCCGCGCCGCCGTCCTCGCGCGCGTCCGGGCCCCCGGCACCCTGCTCGTCCTCGACGACCTGCACCTTCTCCCGGACGCCGCCCACACCTTCGAACTGCTCGCCGCGACGCTGCCCGCCGACGCGCATCTGCTGGCCGCCGCCCGCCCGCTGCCCGCGCTCAACCTCTCGCGCGCCGAACTCGCGCACACCGTCGTCGTCGGCCCCGACGACCTGCGGCTGCGCTGGTGGGAGGTCGACCGGCTGTTCACCGACGTGCACGGCCGCCCCGCCGACCCCGTCCTCGCCTGGGACGCCACCTGGCTCACCGGGGGGTGGGCCGCGCCACTGCACGAATTCCTGCTCTGCACCCGGGGCCTGAGTCGGCGTCAGGTACGGCGCACGCTCACCGCGCCCGGCGTCCCCTTCGCGGTCGGCTACCTCGACCGCCAGGTGCTCGACGAACTCGGGCCGGACCTGCGCGAGTTCCTGATGCGCGTCGCGATCCACCCCGAACTGACCCCGGCCGTCTGCGCGTCCGCCGACACCCCCGCCGCACGCGCCGAGGCCGCCGCGATGCTCCGGCGGGCCGAGCGCGCCGGAGCGCTCGTGCGCAACGGCGCGGGGCTCGTCGGCGAACCCCTGCTGCGCCACCTGCTGGTGCACCGCTTCGCGACCACATCGCCCGACGCGCCCGGCGTGTTCACCGCGGCGGCGGCCCGTCTGCGCGCCGCGGGAGACCCGTTGGGCGCGGCCTGGGCCGCGTTCCTCGCCCGGGACCGGCCCGCACTGCACGAACTCATGGAACGCCACCCGGTCGTCATCGGCGCCGCGCTGCCCGCCCACTGGCACGGCATACTGCGCGCCTTCGCCGGTCCCACGCCCCCGGTCGACCTCGGCGAGGTCCGGCGCATCGCCGAGGAGTTCGGCATCGTCGTCGGCGGCCCCGAGACCGGCGTGCCCACGGCCGTCGTCGCCGGCCCCGGCGGCACCGAGTTCCCGGAGTTCCCCGGGGTCCCGCTCGACGACGAAGGACGCCTCGCCGAGGCGCTGTCGCGCATGGGAGCGGGCGACTACCGGGCCGCGATCGCCGGGTTCGACGCGTTCCTCGGCGACCGCGACGGGCCGCTCGCCGCCGCCGCGGAGCTGTTCCGGGCGCTGAGCTGCCTGCTGTCCGGCCACGGCTGCGACGTGCGCGACGTCGAGAAGGCCGCGCAGCGCGTCGCGCACACCGGACCGGCGTGGCTCGGGCGGCTCGCCCGCGCCGGGCTCACCCTCACCGGCGCCTCCGAATACCGGGGCGAGGCCCGCGCGGTCCGCGCCGCCTGCGAACGCCTCGGCGACGTCTGGGGCGGCGTGCTCGCGGGCCACATGGAGGCCTGCGCCGCGATGCTGCGCGGCGAACCGGACCCGGACCTGCTCACCGGATCCGGGCGGCGTCTCGCCGCCGCCGGGATGGCCGCCGCGGCGACCTGGTCCCTCGCGTACCAGGCGCTGGCCCGCGCGCAACGCGCCGAACCCGGTGCGGAGGAGATCGCCCTGCGCGCCGAACGGGACGCCGAGCGCTGGGAGTTGCCCGGAGCCCTGGTCATCGCGCGGTGCGCCCGGCTGCTCGCCGACCCGGGGGCGTCCGACGTCGACCACGACACCCTCGCGGAGGACGCGGCCCGCCTCGGCATCCGGCTGGAGACGTTCCTCCGCGTCCGGCGCGACCCGGCCGCGCCGCCGCCGACCGCGTTCGACATCCGCTGCTTCGGCGGGTTCGCCGTACGCCTCGCGGGCAAACCGCTGGACCTCGCGCGCCTGGCCCCGCAGAGCCGCGTGCTGTTCCGCGTGCTCGCCCTGCACGCGGGCCGGCCCGTGCACCGCGAGGTGCTGGCCGCGGCGCTGTGGCCGGACGCTCCCGCGCACGCCGCGTTCCACCGCCTCCAGACGGCCGTCTACAAGCTGCGGCGGTTCCTGGAGCCCGGCCGGGGGCGGCGCGGTACCTCCGCGTTCGTGCCCTTCGAGGACGGCGCCTACCGCCTGCGGCTGCCCGAGGGGTCGTACCTGGACATCGCCGCCGCCGAGGATGCCCTCGCCCGCGCCCGGCGCGCCGCCGCGCGCGGGGACGCGGCCCGCGAGGCCCGTACGCTCCGCGAACTCCTCGCCGTGGCCGACGCGTTGCTGCTGCCGGAGACCGGGCCCGAGGAGTGGGTGATCGAGGCGCGCGAGCGCTGGGCGGACGCGGCGGCCGAAGCCCGCGCCCGGCTGGCGGGCCGCGCTTCGTACGCGGACCGCGTGTGA
- a CDS encoding class I SAM-dependent methyltransferase, with protein MREARADPRSFDSFAGDYDRYCDLHDPLGEWLGARLTELALGGARALDAGCGSGRHAQFLADSYREVVAADLSPALVETARLRRSHARVRYEARDLHDIADDDGFDLVISIATLHHVPDLGKALRHLRSLVRPGGTAILVDNVSGRPTPPRWAYLTGAAYELPRDILRLGARDAWWLYRFRTSRPWLAHLLSDRYLTRTGFERRYREVFPEARFTDLDFAHAMIWHHPAVRRDRS; from the coding sequence ATGCGCGAGGCCCGCGCGGATCCCCGGTCCTTCGACTCCTTCGCCGGGGACTACGACCGCTATTGCGACCTCCACGACCCGCTCGGCGAATGGCTCGGCGCGCGCCTGACCGAGCTGGCCCTCGGCGGTGCCCGCGCCCTCGACGCGGGATGCGGGTCGGGGCGCCACGCACAGTTCCTGGCGGACTCCTACCGCGAGGTCGTCGCCGCCGACCTGAGCCCCGCCCTCGTCGAGACCGCACGCCTGCGCCGCTCGCACGCCCGGGTGCGCTACGAGGCGCGCGACCTGCACGACATCGCCGACGACGACGGCTTCGACCTCGTCATCAGCATCGCGACGCTGCACCACGTCCCCGACCTGGGCAAGGCGCTGCGCCACCTGCGCTCCCTGGTCCGGCCCGGCGGCACCGCGATACTCGTCGACAACGTCTCCGGCCGTCCGACGCCGCCGCGCTGGGCGTACCTCACCGGTGCGGCGTACGAGCTGCCGCGCGACATCCTGCGCCTGGGCGCGCGCGACGCGTGGTGGCTCTACCGGTTCCGCACCAGCCGGCCGTGGCTGGCCCATCTGCTCAGCGACCGCTACCTGACCCGCACCGGGTTCGAACGGCGCTACCGCGAGGTCTTCCCCGAGGCGCGTTTCACCGACCTCGACTTCGCCCACGCCATGATCTGGCACCACCCCGCCGTGCGCCGCGATCGGAGCTGA